One region of Quercus lobata isolate SW786 chromosome 2, ValleyOak3.0 Primary Assembly, whole genome shotgun sequence genomic DNA includes:
- the LOC115976846 gene encoding 6-phosphogluconate dehydrogenase, decarboxylating 3, chloroplastic yields the protein MATPALSHIGLAGLAVMGQNLALNIAEKGFPISVYNRTASKVDETHHRAQTEGGLPLTPHYTPRDFVLSIQRPRSIIILVKAGSPVDQTIAAFSSFMEPGDSIIDGGNEWYLNTERRIEQASMQGLLYLGMGVSGGEEGARYGPSLMPGGSYQAYSNVQNILQRVAAQVDDGPCVTYIGEGGSGNFVKMVHNGIEYGDMQLISEAYDVLKNIGGLSNSELADIFAEWNRGELESFLVEITADIFRVKDEFGEGELVDKVLDKTGMKGTGKWTVQQAAELSIAAPTIAASLDGRYMSGLKEERESAAAALREAGLKEDEQLGGVKKGIDKKRLIDDVRQALYASKICSYAQGMNLLRAKSVEKGWDLNLGELARIWKGGCIIRAVFLDRIKKAYKRNPNLASLVVDPEFAREMVQRQAAWRRVVGLAVSAGISTPGMCASLSYFDTYRRARLPANLVQAQRDLFGAHTYERIDRPGSFHTEWTKLARTSENSGVAALN from the coding sequence ATGGCGACGCCAGCTCTCTCACACATAGGCCTAGCAGGGCTAGCCGTGATGGGCCAAAACCTAGCCCTAAACATCGCCGAGAAAGGCTTCCCAATCTCCGTCTACAACCGCACCGCTTCCAAAGTCGACGAGACCCACCACCGCGCCCAAACCGAAGGCGGCCTCCCTCTCACCCCACACTACACTCCTCGCGACTTCGTCCTCTCAATCCAGCGCCCCAGATCCATCATCATCCTCGTCAAGGCCGGCTCCCCGGTCGATCAAACCATCGCCGCCTTCTCCTCTTTCATGGAGCCAGGCGATTCCATCATCGACGGCGGCAACGAATGGTACCTAAACACCGAGCGCCGTATCGAACAGGCCTCGATGCAAGGCTTGCTGTATCTCGGCATGGGCGTATCGGGCGGCGAAGAAGGTGCCCGATACGGTCCTTCGTTGATGCCCGGAGGTTCTTATCAAGCGTATTCGAATGTCCAGAACATTCTTCAGAGAGTCGCCGCTCAGGTCGACGACGGTCCTTGCGTGACCTACATCGGCGAAGGCGGTTCCGGCAACTTCGTCAAAATGGTACACAACGGAATTGAATACGGCGACATGCAATTGATTTCCGAAGCCTACGATGTGTTGAAGAATATCGGCGGGTTGTCGAATTCGGAGCTCGCCGATATTTTCGCCGAGTGGAATCGCGGCGAGTTGGAGAGCTTCTTGGTGGAGATTACGGCGGATATTTTTAGGGTTAAGGATGAGTTTGGCGAGGGCGAATTGGTGGATAAGGTGTTGGATAAGACGGGGATGAAAGGGACTGGGAAATGGACTGTTCAGCAGGCGGCGGAGCTTTCGATAGCAGCGCCGACGATTGCGGCGTCGTTGGATGGTCGGTATATGAGTGGGTtgaaggaggagagagagagcgcCGCCGCGGCGTTGAGGGAGGCGGGTTTGAAAGAAGATGAGCAGTTGGGGGGAGTGAAGAAGGGAATTGATAAGAAGAGACTGATTGATGATGTGAGGCAAGCTTTATACGCTTCGAAAATTTGTAGTTACGCTCAAGGAATGAATTTGTTGAGAGCAAAGAGCGTGGAGAAAGGTTGGGACTTGAATTTGGGGGAATTGGCGAGGATTTGGAAAGGTGGGTGTATTATAAGAGCTGTGTTTTTGGATAGGATTAAGAAGGCTTATAAGAGGAATCCGAATTTGGCGAGTTTGGTGGTGGACCCGGAGTTTGCTAGGGAGATGGTGCAGAGGCAGGCCGCGTGGAGGAGGGTTGTTGGGTTGGCGGTGTCAGCAGGGATTAGCACACCGGGGATGTGTGCTAGTCTGTCGTATTTTGATACGTATAGGCGGGCAAGGCTGCCTGCAAACTTGGTGCAGGCGCAGAGGGACCTTTTCGGTGCGCATACTTATGAGAGGATTGATAGGCCCGGTTCGTTTCATACTGAGTGGACTAAACTTGCTCGCACGAGTGAGAATTCCGGTGTTGCTGCTCTCAATTGa
- the LOC115972218 gene encoding uncharacterized protein LOC115972218 encodes MGSHKFYPPLVFLLFMFCLLTITATTGSHRAKGTQNWLNHGGDLHNRRYANKETKISPTTVSKLRLKWKFYAGDNISATPAIFDGNLYFPSWNGYIYSIKVSDGSLVWKKNLQRLTGLKASAFVTNVNWTVSRSTPTIADDLLIIGIYGPAVVIAVERSTGKLVWSTQLDNHAAGFITMSGTYFNGGFYVGTSSLEEILGIGQCCTFRGSLSKLDVHSGSILWQTFMLPDNHNKLGGYSGAAIWGSSPSIDITRNHVYIATGNLYSTPLNVSQCQEKENNQTVPTHPDECLELDIHSESILALDLDFGKIKWYHQLGGYDVWFSACSNLSTPNCPPGPNLDADFGEAPLMLSIKRNKTKLDIVAAIQKSGFAWALDRNNGSLIWSTEAGPGGIQGGGTWGAATNTKRVYTNIANSDGKNFTLKPSKATTTAGGWVAMNAHNGNILWSTANPSNATAAGPVTVANNVLFAGSTNPRGPIYAMNAKTGEILWSYETGAIVFGGMSVSDGCVYLGNGYRFASSPKGTSLFALCIS; translated from the exons ATGGGGTCTCATAAATTCTACCCTCCTTTGGTCTTTCTACTCTTCATGTTTTGTCTATTAACCATCACAGCTACTACAGGATCCCAt AGAGCAAAGGGTACACAAAACTGGTTGAATCATGGTGGAGATTTGCATAATAGAAGATATGCCAACAAGGAGACCAAAATCAGCCCTACAACTGTTTCAAAACTACGTCTAAAGTGGAAATTCTATGCTGGCGATAATATAAGTGCAACGCCAGCCATTTTCGATGGTAACCTATATTTCCCAAGCTGGAATGGTTACATCTATTCCATCAAAGTGTCTGATGGATCTCTAGTTTGGAAGAAGAATCTGCAAAGGTTAACTGGCCTTAAAGCATCTGCGTTTGTAACTAATGTCAACTGGACGGTATCAAGATCAACACCAACAATAGCTGATGACCTCCTCATCATTGGAATCTATGGACCAGCTGTGGTTATTGCTGTGGAAAGATCAACTGGGAAGCTTGTTTGGTCAACACAGCTAGACAACCATGCTGCTGGATTTATCACCATGTCTGGAACTTATTTCAATGG GGGCTTCTATGTTGGTACATCTTCACTAGAAGAAATTCTTGGAATTGGACAATGCTGCACCTTCCGTGGTAGCTTATCCAAATTAGATGTTCATTCTGGTTCCATCTTATGGCAAACTTTTATGTTGCCTGATAACCATAACAAACTTGGAGGATATTCTGGAGCTGCTATATGGGGAAGTAGTCCTTCCATTGATATCACAAGGAATCATGTCTACATTGCCACTGGGAACTTATACTCAACTCCGTTAAATGTATCCCAATGTCAGGAAAAGGAGAATAATCAAACTGTACCAACTCATCCAGACGAGTGTCTTGAGCTTGATATCCACTCAGAATCAATCCTGGCACTTGATCTAGATTTTGGAAAGATAAAATGGTATCACCAACTAGGAGGGTATGATGTATGGTTCTCGGCATGTAGCAATCTTTCCACCCCTAATTGTCCACCTGGTCCAAACCTAGATGCTGATTTTGGGGAGGCACCATTAATGCTAAGCATAAAGAGGAATAAGACCAAATTAGATATTGTTGCTGCTATTCAGAAAAGTGGATTTGCTTGGGCTTTGGATCGTAATAATGGCAGCCTCATATGGTCTACA GAAGCTGGACCTGGTGGCATTCAGGGAGGGGGTACTTGGGGAGCGGCCACCAACACCAAGAGGGTGTATACCAACATTGCCAACTCTGATGGCAAGAACTTCACTCTCAAACCATCTAAGGCAACTACAACTGCTGGTGGATGGGTGGCAATGAATGCTCACAATGGCAATATCCTTTGGTCCACCGCCAATCCTAGCAATGCCACCGCTGCTGGTCCTGTTACTGTGGCTAATAATGTGCTCTTTGCTGGATCCACAAATCCAAGAGGACCCATATATGCGATGAATGCCAAAACTGGAGAAATCCTATGGTCATATGAAACAGGAGCCATAGTCTTTGGGGGAATGTCGGTGAGTGATGGATGTGTATATTTGGGTAATGGATATAGGTTTGCATCCTCCCCTAAGGGAACATCACTCTTTGCCTTATGCATCTCATGA